A portion of the Natronococcus sp. AD-5 genome contains these proteins:
- a CDS encoding DUF354 domain-containing protein, with protein sequence MRILVFANTPAHVHLYRHAVDRLERAGHDVLVLTREYACTTDLLDFFEMPYRAYGDHGTDAYSRLRFARELGGQFGTIVRESVRFRPDVVFGRGPYAALAGTVTRRPVVLVLDDEPGDFNHAVSRPFADCILSPEVTRRDLGDDHYTFEGFKECAYLHPDVFEPGEDVREYLGVDPDEPYVLVRFNALDALHDTDLEGFTRTQRRDLIEHLSERATVFVSDEGGNMDLYDYPARSYDLHPALIHDAMAEASLLVADTGTMVNEAALLGTPAFRYQGNDEHEYGEFEELERAGLAEQFDAYEAVRDRTLEILEDDGASARWQERRREYASDLVNLTDLLVEVATSRGAVDRLSSSTRRSIRPRSQSM encoded by the coding sequence ATGCGGATTCTCGTCTTCGCGAATACGCCTGCGCACGTTCACTTGTACCGCCACGCCGTCGACCGACTCGAGCGGGCGGGTCACGACGTCCTCGTCCTGACCCGCGAGTACGCCTGTACGACGGACCTACTCGACTTCTTCGAGATGCCCTACCGGGCGTACGGCGACCACGGAACCGACGCGTACTCGCGGCTCCGGTTCGCACGCGAGCTCGGCGGCCAGTTCGGAACGATCGTGCGAGAATCGGTACGGTTCCGACCGGACGTCGTCTTCGGCCGCGGTCCGTACGCCGCCCTCGCGGGAACGGTCACGCGCAGGCCGGTCGTGCTCGTCCTGGACGACGAGCCCGGCGATTTCAACCACGCCGTCTCCCGCCCGTTCGCCGACTGCATCCTCTCGCCCGAGGTCACCCGCCGCGATCTCGGCGACGATCACTACACGTTCGAGGGCTTCAAGGAGTGCGCGTATCTCCACCCCGACGTGTTCGAGCCCGGCGAGGACGTCCGCGAGTACCTCGGCGTCGATCCGGACGAGCCGTACGTCCTCGTCCGGTTCAACGCCCTCGACGCGCTCCACGACACCGATCTCGAGGGGTTCACCCGAACGCAGCGCCGCGACCTGATCGAGCACCTGAGCGAACGGGCGACGGTCTTCGTCTCCGACGAAGGCGGGAACATGGACCTGTACGACTACCCGGCCCGATCGTACGACCTGCACCCCGCGTTGATCCACGACGCGATGGCCGAAGCCTCCCTCCTGGTCGCCGATACGGGGACGATGGTCAACGAGGCCGCACTGCTGGGAACGCCCGCGTTCCGCTACCAGGGCAACGACGAGCACGAGTACGGCGAATTCGAGGAACTCGAGCGCGCCGGCCTCGCCGAACAGTTCGACGCGTACGAGGCCGTTCGCGATCGGACGCTCGAGATCCTCGAGGACGACGGCGCCTCGGCCCGCTGGCAGGAGCGCCGACGGGAGTACGCCAGCGACCTGGTGAACCTGACGGACCTGCTCGTCGAGGTCGCGACCTCTCGCGGCGCGGTCGATCGACTCAGCTCCTCGACCAGACGGTCGATTCGGCCGCGGTCGCAGTCGATGTGA
- a CDS encoding glycosyltransferase — MHVLILTANADAPFMTQQVAALERRGVSFSTLSVAGEVSADTDRSPFDYLRTVPRVIREAGNGYDLVHAHYGLTAPMALAQVRKPVVLSLWGSDVHGPTAPVSKACAPFCDEVVVMSEEMRSVLGRDCEVIPDGVDLERFQPEPKSRARDAVGWPDDEYHVLFPYSPAREVKNYPRARRVVNAVRGLVDRPVELQTVYGVDHGVVSKYVNAADALLLTSDSEGSPNSVKEALACNVPVVALDVGDVAERLAGVDPSVVATSDEELIDGLIEVLERSERSNGREAVCEVSIERTADRMLDIYERVTGKTVSKRERAAVSQK, encoded by the coding sequence ATGCACGTCCTCATCCTGACGGCGAACGCCGACGCGCCGTTTATGACCCAGCAGGTGGCCGCGCTCGAGCGCCGCGGCGTCTCGTTTTCCACGCTGTCGGTCGCCGGGGAGGTCAGCGCCGACACCGATCGCAGTCCGTTCGACTACCTCCGGACCGTCCCGCGGGTAATCCGGGAGGCAGGCAACGGCTACGACCTGGTTCACGCGCACTACGGCCTGACGGCGCCGATGGCGCTCGCCCAGGTGCGGAAGCCGGTCGTCCTCTCGCTGTGGGGGTCCGACGTCCACGGGCCGACTGCACCCGTAAGCAAGGCCTGCGCGCCGTTTTGCGACGAGGTCGTCGTCATGTCCGAGGAGATGCGATCGGTGCTCGGCCGGGACTGCGAGGTCATCCCCGACGGCGTCGACCTAGAACGGTTCCAGCCCGAACCGAAGTCCCGCGCTCGAGACGCCGTCGGCTGGCCCGACGACGAGTATCACGTCCTCTTTCCCTACTCGCCCGCGCGCGAAGTGAAAAACTATCCTCGGGCGCGACGCGTCGTCAACGCCGTACGCGGTCTGGTCGACCGGCCGGTGGAACTTCAGACGGTGTACGGGGTCGACCACGGCGTCGTCTCGAAGTACGTGAACGCGGCCGACGCGCTGCTGTTGACCTCCGACAGCGAAGGATCGCCGAACTCGGTGAAGGAGGCGCTGGCCTGCAACGTCCCCGTCGTCGCGCTCGACGTCGGGGACGTGGCGGAGCGGCTGGCCGGCGTCGACCCCTCAGTCGTCGCGACGAGCGACGAGGAGCTGATCGACGGACTGATCGAGGTCCTCGAGCGCAGCGAGCGGTCCAACGGCCGGGAGGCCGTCTGCGAGGTGAGTATCGAGCGAACCGCGGACCGGATGCTCGACATTTACGAGCGCGTGACCGGAAAGACGGTATCGAAGCGCGAGCGGGCAGCCGTTTCTCAGAAGTGA
- a CDS encoding DUF362 domain-containing protein, whose protein sequence is MNAVRLAAIDGADRRGGWRPEIDTRMATLESPVASVLEPRRESLAAADRVTLAPDVHYPFHPSTGIVTDPAVIGAIAAWFDRETDADLTVVGRTDERIAFGRTASYLGYGSVLERFDADLVDVADGAVPRRNEYRAADGRSVALSVPDPLLDRPVIAVPTLRPSADGPVAGSMRALASLVNCTSDPTRAAIAATRAIDPELAVLDATIAYGSDPVAANLLASGPAPAVDAVSTSLLGREAGEDDALSALLDAHETSITVENPGEADLSSIRERLSGGQLPPSDDTHPAVSTAYRLYAAASGDAVPPQLEGR, encoded by the coding sequence GTGAACGCCGTTCGCCTCGCAGCGATCGACGGCGCGGATCGGCGCGGCGGCTGGCGGCCGGAGATCGACACCCGAATGGCGACGCTCGAGTCGCCCGTCGCGTCCGTCCTCGAGCCACGCCGGGAGTCGCTCGCGGCTGCCGATCGCGTAACGCTCGCTCCCGACGTCCACTATCCGTTCCACCCGTCGACCGGGATAGTGACCGACCCCGCCGTGATCGGCGCGATCGCCGCCTGGTTCGACCGGGAAACCGACGCCGACCTCACCGTCGTCGGCCGAACCGACGAGCGGATCGCGTTCGGCCGGACGGCGTCGTACCTCGGCTACGGGAGCGTCCTCGAGCGGTTCGACGCCGATCTCGTCGACGTGGCCGACGGGGCGGTCCCGCGACGGAACGAGTACCGGGCGGCCGACGGCCGTTCGGTCGCCCTGTCGGTGCCGGACCCGCTGCTCGATCGACCCGTGATCGCCGTCCCGACGCTTCGACCGAGCGCAGACGGCCCCGTCGCGGGGTCGATGCGCGCGCTCGCGTCCCTCGTGAACTGTACGTCCGACCCGACGCGTGCGGCGATCGCCGCGACGCGGGCGATCGATCCCGAGCTCGCCGTCCTCGACGCGACGATCGCGTACGGAAGCGACCCCGTCGCGGCGAACCTTCTCGCTTCTGGCCCGGCGCCGGCCGTCGACGCGGTCAGCACGTCGCTGCTCGGCCGCGAGGCGGGCGAGGACGACGCGCTCTCGGCGCTTCTCGACGCACACGAGACGTCGATTACCGTCGAGAATCCGGGCGAGGCGGACCTCTCGTCGATCCGGGAACGCCTCTCCGGCGGACAGCTTCCTCCCTCGGACGACACCCACCCGGCCGTTTCGACCGCCTACCGGCTCTACGCGGCCGCGAGCGGCGACGCGGTGCCGCCGCAGCTCGAGGGACGATGA
- a CDS encoding NAD-dependent epimerase/dehydratase family protein, whose translation MTGGRTAAVTGATGFLGSHLCERLLDEGWDVRGLSRPTSNRNGLEGVEWYVGDLFDGETLAALVDGADVVFHLAGIGLWSAGPETVRRVNRDGTRNVLEACEERDVGRLLFTSTSGTRRPDGAEPVADETDVAEPIGAYQASKAQAERLVDRYAESGDDALTVHPTSIFGPGDENFTAQLIAMGVEPTMPAYLPGGLSIVGVDDVVDGLLAAYERGDRGEHYILGGENLTYDRAVSRIADHVDGSPARIRVPATAIRAAGPVAEAVGTVADRRMFPFDRRMARLATQRLFYSSRKAYEELGYTYRPLEAHLPEAMAWYLEEIQ comes from the coding sequence ATGACGGGGGGCCGGACGGCCGCAGTCACCGGCGCGACCGGCTTCCTGGGATCGCACCTCTGCGAGCGCCTGCTCGACGAGGGCTGGGACGTGCGCGGACTCAGCCGACCCACCTCGAACCGAAACGGGCTCGAGGGCGTCGAGTGGTACGTCGGCGACCTCTTCGACGGCGAAACGCTCGCAGCGCTCGTCGACGGCGCCGACGTCGTCTTCCACCTCGCCGGAATCGGCCTCTGGAGCGCGGGACCCGAGACCGTCCGCCGGGTCAACCGCGACGGGACTCGGAACGTGCTCGAGGCCTGCGAGGAGCGCGACGTCGGCCGTCTGCTCTTCACGAGCACGTCGGGGACGCGACGGCCCGACGGAGCCGAGCCGGTCGCCGACGAGACGGACGTCGCCGAGCCGATCGGCGCCTACCAGGCCTCGAAGGCGCAGGCGGAGCGGCTCGTCGATCGGTACGCCGAGTCGGGTGACGATGCTCTGACGGTCCACCCGACATCGATCTTCGGCCCCGGCGACGAGAACTTCACCGCCCAGCTGATCGCGATGGGAGTCGAGCCGACGATGCCCGCCTACCTTCCGGGTGGACTGAGCATCGTCGGCGTCGACGACGTCGTCGACGGCCTGCTGGCGGCCTACGAGCGCGGCGACCGCGGCGAGCACTACATCCTCGGCGGGGAGAACCTCACCTACGACCGGGCGGTCTCGCGGATCGCCGACCACGTCGACGGCTCGCCGGCCCGGATCCGCGTGCCGGCGACCGCGATCCGCGCCGCCGGCCCCGTCGCGGAGGCCGTCGGAACCGTCGCCGACCGACGGATGTTCCCCTTCGACCGTCGGATGGCTCGGCTCGCGACCCAGCGGCTGTTCTACAGCTCGCGAAAGGCTTACGAAGAGCTGGGGTATACGTACCGGCCGCTCGAGGCGCACCTCCCCGAGGCGATGGCTTGGTACCTAGAGGAAATTCAGTAG
- a CDS encoding potassium channel family protein: MYLIIVGAGDIGTPLIDIATRSGHGVVVIERDEVKADRIADEYDCLVLHTDATIKKTLEDAGADRADAIISTTDKDATNIMVCLLAKEFDIPTIVSVVHNPEHMTLYKHIDVNLMKNPQQVIAEHLYRTVDRPAIVDYMRIGEEAEVFEITVSEGAPIANKTINDSATEDIIPDDVLIVAIEREGEDPPITPQGDVTIHPGDLLTVYSAFGADPRLTEIFSHTSER, translated from the coding sequence ATGTACCTTATCATCGTGGGCGCGGGTGATATCGGCACACCACTCATCGATATTGCGACGCGGTCGGGACACGGAGTAGTGGTCATCGAACGGGATGAGGTCAAGGCAGACCGGATCGCTGACGAGTACGACTGTTTGGTGCTTCACACAGATGCTACGATTAAGAAAACGCTCGAGGATGCCGGTGCTGATCGGGCTGACGCTATTATCTCAACCACGGATAAGGACGCAACAAATATCATGGTTTGTCTGCTCGCCAAGGAATTTGACATTCCAACAATCGTCTCAGTCGTTCACAACCCCGAGCACATGACTCTTTACAAACATATAGATGTGAACCTCATGAAAAACCCGCAGCAAGTGATTGCAGAGCATCTGTACCGAACGGTGGATCGGCCAGCGATCGTTGACTATATGCGCATTGGCGAGGAGGCGGAGGTATTCGAGATCACCGTTTCTGAAGGTGCGCCTATTGCGAATAAGACGATCAATGACTCAGCTACGGAGGATATCATTCCTGATGATGTTTTGATCGTGGCTATCGAACGCGAAGGAGAAGATCCGCCGATCACCCCTCAAGGGGACGTAACAATCCATCCTGGGGACCTTCTTACTGTCTATTCAGCGTTCGGTGCTGATCCCCGGCTTACGGAAATATTTAGCCATACCAGTGAACGATAA
- a CDS encoding nucleotide sugar dehydrogenase: MTAQSSGPYDSTRSEDRLRERLTGGEIPVAVYGLGKMGLPLAGVYAETTGNVIGVDIDPTVVETVNDGESHVAGEPGLDDLVADQVARGRLQATTDGSAAAEDARIHAIIVPTLLSEENDPDLTTVEAVVEDIAAGLSPGDLVVAESTLPPGSCRDVLLPHLCQESGLERGAFGLAFCPERTKSGRALRDIRGAYPKVVGGVDDESTRAAAIVYDELSSNEVHAVSDATTAEAVKVFEGVYRDVNIALANELGRLADELGISVREAIDVANELPACQLHEPGPGVGGHCIPYYPHFLLSRMSEPMPVMRTARELNDGMPSVVVDRLADELAATGTDLADASVAVFGITYRPGVEETRASPALGVIDALSAAGADVAGVDPLIDPADYGVRPVSLEELPNESFDGAIVVTPHEEFDEIPWDDLEPMVVVDGRDELDLSGTAHRQYTFAGSHDGSVPTADARGGDPDRGDDPDGESGSTRTEGLEAEAGRTGGGTDV; this comes from the coding sequence ATGACCGCGCAGTCGTCCGGCCCGTACGACTCGACGCGCTCCGAAGACCGGCTCCGGGAGCGCCTGACCGGGGGCGAGATCCCGGTCGCCGTCTACGGGCTCGGGAAGATGGGATTGCCGCTGGCGGGCGTCTACGCCGAGACGACCGGTAACGTGATCGGCGTGGACATCGACCCGACCGTGGTCGAGACGGTCAACGACGGCGAGAGCCACGTCGCCGGCGAGCCCGGACTCGACGACCTCGTCGCCGATCAGGTCGCACGCGGCCGGCTCCAGGCGACGACCGACGGGTCGGCGGCCGCCGAGGACGCTCGGATCCACGCCATCATCGTGCCGACGCTGCTCTCCGAGGAGAACGACCCCGACCTGACGACGGTCGAGGCCGTCGTCGAGGACATCGCCGCGGGGCTCTCGCCGGGCGATCTGGTCGTCGCCGAGTCGACGCTGCCGCCGGGCTCCTGCAGGGACGTCCTGCTCCCGCACCTGTGCCAGGAGAGCGGGCTCGAGCGCGGCGCGTTCGGCCTCGCGTTCTGTCCGGAGCGAACCAAGTCCGGGAGAGCGCTGCGGGACATCCGCGGCGCGTACCCGAAGGTAGTCGGCGGCGTCGACGACGAGAGCACCCGTGCTGCGGCGATCGTCTACGACGAACTCTCGAGCAACGAGGTACACGCCGTCTCGGACGCAACGACCGCGGAGGCAGTGAAGGTGTTCGAGGGCGTCTACCGCGACGTCAACATCGCGCTGGCGAACGAACTGGGGCGGCTCGCGGACGAACTCGGGATCTCCGTCCGGGAGGCCATCGACGTCGCGAACGAGCTCCCGGCGTGCCAGCTCCACGAGCCCGGCCCCGGCGTCGGCGGCCACTGCATCCCGTACTATCCGCACTTTCTGCTGTCGCGGATGAGCGAACCGATGCCCGTGATGCGGACCGCGCGGGAACTCAACGACGGGATGCCGTCGGTCGTCGTCGACAGGCTCGCGGACGAACTCGCGGCGACCGGCACCGACCTCGCGGACGCGTCGGTCGCAGTCTTCGGGATTACGTACCGACCCGGCGTCGAGGAGACCCGCGCGTCGCCGGCCCTCGGCGTCATCGACGCGCTTTCGGCGGCCGGCGCGGACGTCGCCGGCGTCGATCCGCTGATCGACCCGGCCGACTACGGCGTCCGGCCCGTCTCCCTCGAGGAACTACCGAACGAGTCGTTCGACGGCGCGATCGTCGTCACGCCCCACGAGGAGTTCGACGAGATCCCGTGGGACGACCTCGAGCCGATGGTCGTCGTCGACGGCCGGGACGAGCTCGATCTCTCGGGGACGGCGCACCGCCAGTACACGTTCGCGGGGTCGCACGACGGCTCGGTCCCGACGGCCGACGCTCGAGGCGGCGATCCGGACAGAGGCGACGATCCGGACGGAGAATCGGGCTCGACGCGAACGGAGGGACTCGAGGCCGAAGCCGGGAGAACGGGCGGTGGGACCGATGTATAA
- a CDS encoding Gfo/Idh/MocA family protein, which translates to MLSQLRSRWVGSSALSVGVLGVGNIGMVHLKSALAMPGVEVLAAADAVPENRDRAERAGVPRTYDDYAELLASETIDVAIVALPPFLHAEAVERAAEYGIDVFVEKPLARSTEEADRMLETAERAGIAVGVDHTLRYQPDMVGVKAAYDEGGVGHVPYASITRLNDGPLGRPPADAAPPSWPLDPDAVGGGSLLELGVHCFDVLEWLFGDLEVRDAAMGRTLDIPVEDAATVLLRAPETETTITLHCGSYQWEELPEVNTRLRLEGITGTISNRDHLPENFYASAAREALSNVASRFRDGEPTVFGPTFYLQAHYDALADFCDAIRENETPPVSGLDGRRSLALAEAAYDLAGETDVGELEVPEVVS; encoded by the coding sequence ATGCTCTCACAGCTTCGCAGCCGGTGGGTCGGCTCGAGCGCGCTGTCGGTCGGCGTGCTCGGCGTCGGTAACATCGGCATGGTACACCTGAAATCGGCGCTCGCGATGCCCGGCGTCGAGGTCCTCGCGGCCGCCGACGCGGTCCCCGAGAACCGCGACCGGGCCGAACGCGCGGGCGTTCCCCGAACGTACGACGACTACGCCGAGCTGCTCGCGTCCGAGACTATCGACGTCGCGATCGTTGCCCTGCCGCCGTTTCTCCACGCGGAGGCCGTCGAGCGGGCCGCCGAGTACGGGATCGACGTCTTCGTCGAGAAACCGCTGGCCCGCTCGACCGAGGAGGCCGATCGAATGCTCGAGACCGCAGAGCGGGCGGGAATCGCCGTCGGCGTCGATCACACGCTCCGCTACCAGCCCGACATGGTCGGCGTCAAAGCGGCGTACGACGAGGGCGGCGTCGGCCACGTCCCCTACGCCTCGATCACGCGGCTCAACGACGGCCCGCTCGGACGGCCGCCCGCCGACGCCGCCCCGCCGTCGTGGCCGCTCGATCCGGACGCGGTCGGCGGCGGCTCGCTGCTCGAACTCGGCGTCCACTGTTTCGACGTCCTCGAGTGGCTGTTCGGCGACCTCGAGGTTCGCGACGCGGCGATGGGCCGAACGCTCGACATTCCCGTCGAGGACGCTGCGACGGTCCTCCTCCGGGCGCCGGAGACGGAGACGACGATCACGCTCCACTGCGGCTCCTACCAGTGGGAGGAGCTCCCCGAGGTGAACACGCGGCTGCGCCTCGAGGGGATCACGGGTACGATCAGCAACCGGGATCACCTCCCCGAGAACTTCTACGCGAGCGCGGCCCGCGAAGCGCTCTCGAACGTCGCCAGCCGCTTCCGGGACGGCGAACCGACCGTCTTCGGGCCGACGTTCTACCTGCAGGCCCACTACGATGCGCTGGCGGACTTTTGCGACGCGATCCGCGAAAACGAGACGCCGCCGGTCAGCGGTCTCGACGGTCGACGCTCGCTCGCGCTCGCCGAAGCCGCCTACGACCTGGCCGGCGAGACCGACGTCGGCGAGCTCGAGGTGCCGGAGGTGGTCTCGTGA
- a CDS encoding TrkH family potassium uptake protein, which yields MKETRKTIARDVGRILQALAGLLFVSILLSLVWGEYYAVPAMVVSSLIPFTAGRVLTTTFRKATDPGKLHGMLIAALGWFFVATFGSLPFFLIAWTVELAPSVLTTPPQTATLAAFTSPLNALFESMSGFTGTGLTMTDNEEVLPRTLQWWRSFTEWVGGVGVIVLTTAILARPGSGSLTLYKSEARSEKIHPSIVSTVQTIWWIFILFTFLSILLLWIAGMPLWDAINHGMTGLSTGGFSITDDSIATYDSVIIDFVLLPVMLLGSIAFPVHYLILQGDLKNLYTDLQTRWIFIYMSLGSLVLWAIVYSTGTYDSPFAAFRYGLFQFVSAATCTGFQTAVDETNVALGRWPTQAQLTVTFGMVIGAAAGSTVGGIKLIRALTLLKGIRYRVTEVFYPTTAVRRLKIDGRRLDEEEASREVEEAAIITFLWGIFLVLGVFVLLTVLPSGEYTLENVVFEVASAQGNVGLSTGITGPDSLPALGKIMFLFNMWIGRLEIIPVLVTLRVLFRRGGLYE from the coding sequence ATGAAAGAGACAAGGAAAACGATCGCGCGAGACGTCGGCCGGATTCTTCAGGCCTTGGCTGGTCTGCTATTCGTCTCAATTCTTCTTTCGCTCGTCTGGGGCGAATATTATGCCGTGCCAGCGATGGTTGTGTCTAGCTTGATTCCGTTCACTGCGGGGCGAGTGCTCACGACTACGTTCCGAAAAGCCACTGATCCCGGAAAACTGCACGGGATGCTCATCGCCGCCCTCGGTTGGTTTTTCGTCGCCACCTTCGGATCGCTCCCGTTCTTCTTGATCGCGTGGACGGTCGAACTCGCACCGTCAGTACTCACCACCCCTCCGCAGACCGCAACTCTTGCAGCCTTTACCAGCCCCCTCAACGCGCTTTTTGAGAGTATGAGCGGGTTCACCGGGACCGGATTGACGATGACCGACAACGAAGAAGTGCTTCCACGCACCCTTCAGTGGTGGCGATCGTTTACCGAATGGGTGGGCGGAGTGGGAGTTATCGTCCTCACAACAGCCATCCTCGCGCGCCCCGGAAGCGGGTCGTTGACGCTCTACAAGAGCGAAGCACGATCAGAAAAGATTCATCCGAGTATCGTCTCAACCGTTCAGACGATCTGGTGGATCTTCATACTTTTTACGTTTCTGTCCATTCTTCTTCTGTGGATCGCCGGAATGCCGCTCTGGGATGCGATCAATCACGGAATGACGGGGCTGTCCACCGGCGGCTTCTCGATTACGGACGATTCGATCGCCACCTACGATAGCGTCATCATCGACTTTGTGTTACTCCCGGTGATGCTCCTGGGGAGTATCGCGTTCCCGGTCCACTATCTCATCCTTCAAGGAGACCTAAAAAATCTCTACACCGACCTCCAGACGCGGTGGATATTCATCTATATGTCGCTGGGATCGCTCGTCCTCTGGGCGATCGTCTACAGTACTGGCACGTACGATTCACCGTTCGCAGCGTTTCGATACGGCCTCTTTCAGTTCGTCTCCGCAGCGACGTGCACCGGCTTTCAGACCGCCGTCGATGAAACCAACGTTGCACTCGGGCGGTGGCCGACCCAGGCGCAGCTCACGGTCACGTTCGGAATGGTGATCGGTGCAGCTGCCGGATCAACGGTCGGAGGGATCAAGCTGATTCGGGCTCTCACCCTCCTCAAAGGTATCCGATACCGGGTCACGGAGGTGTTCTACCCGACGACCGCCGTCCGTCGGTTGAAGATTGATGGACGCCGCCTTGATGAAGAGGAGGCGAGCCGCGAGGTCGAAGAGGCTGCGATCATCACGTTCCTTTGGGGTATTTTCCTCGTGCTTGGCGTGTTTGTTCTGCTCACCGTGCTTCCCTCAGGGGAATACACGCTGGAAAATGTCGTTTTCGAGGTGGCGAGTGCACAAGGGAATGTGGGTCTTTCGACAGGGATTACCGGCCCCGACTCGCTACCGGCCCTTGGGAAAATCATGTTTCTATTCAATATGTGGATTGGTCGGCTCGAAATCATCCCCGTTTTGGTCACGTTGCGGGTATTGTTCCGCCGCGGGGGACTCTACGAATGA
- a CDS encoding glycosyltransferase family 2 protein produces the protein MYKGKSIGVVVTAYDEDAFVGRVIETVPAFVDRIYVVDDASPDDCWDVIERVAARINEGESAEPERAVADGGDGRRVVPIRHDENRGYGGAVKTGYERAVDDGIDVVAVMNGDGQMDPAILDRIVDPVVDGEADYAKGNRLLTPEDRASMSTFRFVGNAMLTGLSKFATGYWTMSDPQNGYTAISREAIDELDLESITDNYGFLNHVLTHLNVNEFRVVDVPMTAVYGDETSSIGYPSFVKFVSLLLLRSFLWRLKTRYVVRTFHPAVVFYGAGTAGLLGGALGLVGSLARRVRGVESFTPAVASFVAFLVGTVALGVAIWLDAEENAHLEVTRYEHDAADERTSERPAGQFEEPAPQSVD, from the coding sequence ATGTATAAGGGGAAATCGATCGGCGTGGTCGTCACCGCCTACGACGAGGACGCGTTCGTCGGTCGGGTCATCGAGACGGTCCCCGCGTTCGTCGATCGCATCTACGTCGTCGACGACGCGTCCCCGGACGACTGCTGGGACGTCATCGAGCGCGTCGCCGCCCGGATCAACGAAGGCGAATCCGCCGAGCCGGAACGGGCGGTGGCCGACGGCGGCGACGGCCGGCGAGTCGTGCCGATCCGCCACGACGAGAACCGGGGCTACGGCGGCGCGGTCAAGACGGGGTACGAACGCGCCGTCGACGACGGGATCGACGTGGTCGCCGTGATGAACGGCGACGGCCAGATGGATCCGGCGATCCTCGACCGGATCGTCGACCCCGTCGTCGACGGCGAGGCGGACTACGCGAAGGGGAACCGACTCCTCACGCCCGAGGATCGAGCGTCGATGTCGACGTTCCGGTTCGTCGGGAACGCCATGCTCACCGGGCTCTCGAAGTTCGCCACCGGCTACTGGACGATGTCCGATCCGCAGAACGGCTACACCGCCATCTCTCGGGAGGCGATCGATGAGCTCGACCTCGAGTCGATCACGGACAACTACGGCTTCCTCAATCACGTCCTGACCCACCTCAACGTCAACGAGTTCCGGGTGGTCGACGTCCCGATGACGGCGGTGTACGGCGACGAGACGAGCAGCATCGGCTACCCGTCGTTCGTCAAGTTCGTCTCGCTGCTCTTGCTCCGGAGCTTCCTCTGGCGGCTGAAAACCCGGTACGTCGTGCGGACGTTCCATCCGGCCGTGGTCTTCTACGGGGCCGGGACGGCCGGGCTGCTCGGCGGCGCCCTCGGGCTGGTCGGCTCGCTCGCTCGCCGCGTTCGCGGCGTCGAGAGTTTCACCCCCGCTGTCGCGTCGTTCGTCGCGTTCCTGGTCGGAACGGTCGCGCTCGGAGTCGCGATCTGGCTCGACGCCGAGGAGAACGCCCACCTGGAGGTAACCCGCTACGAGCACGACGCGGCGGACGAACGGACGAGCGAGCGGCCGGCCGGCCAGTTCGAAGAGCCGGCTCCTCAGTCGGTCGACTAG